In Triticum aestivum cultivar Chinese Spring chromosome 5B, IWGSC CS RefSeq v2.1, whole genome shotgun sequence, the following proteins share a genomic window:
- the LOC123112250 gene encoding wiskott-Aldrich syndrome protein homolog 1, protein MDPAAAAARRQADKWMSVAEKLLMAKDLEGCKEFSSQAIAADPRTPGAEDLYAAADVLLASQRRRLPNGKPDPYAVLGLDPAMPASRLPDVVHSKFRRLSLLLNRSHPDRPCSVYVAEAARLVADAWAFLSNAGLKSALDAELDAAAAPRPPMQQPAVERRPHPSPPPQQSPVWAAPQPRPHPQRIPVRPAPQPTPPLQPSSLRAATQTPPPPQSSSLRAATQTPPPPQPSSLRAATQTPPPPQPSRLQPATQPQPSPQPSPLQAATKPPPSPQPSPLQAATKPPPSPQPSPLQPATQPPPPPQPSPLQAASQPPARAATPPVESGTLPASTFWTLCKGCSHIHQYDRLYEARKLKCSSCHQPFVAEAMAEPPPIVPGTDMYYCTWGFFPIGFPGCPGYVDLVNSQPQGSGQLNVPWLGANGRVAAENGTPITIGAAREEPVASEPSPEPLMRTRVEVPLVLEPAPEPLMRMRVGVPAMPEPVMPTRVEVPAAPEPVMPTRVEVPAAPEPVQPTRVKSVKVGAKKRGRPKGSKNKKNLRVVT, encoded by the coding sequence ATggatccggccgccgccgccgcacggcgGCAGGCGGACAAGTGGATGAGCGTGGCCGAGAAGCTCCTCATGGCGAAGGACCTCGAGGGCTGCAAGGAATTCTCCTCCCAGGCCATCGCCGCCGACCCCCGTACCCCGGGCGCCGAGGATCTCTACGCCGCCGCCGACGTCCTCCTCGCGTCCCAGCGCCGCCGCTTACCCAACGGCAAGCCCGATCCATACGCTGTTCTCGGCCTCGACCCTGCCATGCCCGCATCGCGCCTCCCGGACGTCGTCCATTCCAAGTTCCGCCGgctctccctcctcctcaaccgGTCCCACCCCGACCGCCCCTGCTCGGTGTACGTCGCCGAGGCTGCCCGCCTCGTCGCCGATGCCTGGGCCTTCCTCTCCAACGCCGGACTTAAGTCCGCCCTCGACGCCGAACTCGATGCAGCCGCTGCACCTCGCCCACCGATGCAACAGCCGGCGGTGGAGAGGAGGCCGCACCCGTCGCCGCCTCCACAGCAGAGCCCGGTATGGGCAGCTCCCCAGCCACGGCCACATCCACAGCGGATCCCGGTACGGCCAGCTCCCCAGCCAACGCCGCCTCTACAGCCGAGTTCGCTGCGAGCAGCTACCCAGACACCGCCGCCTCCACAGTCGAGTTCGCTGCGAGCAGCTACCCAGACACCGCCGCCTCCACAGCCGAGTTCACTGCGAGCAGCTACCCAGACGCCGCCGCCTCCACAGCCGAGCCGGCTGCAACCAGCTACCCAGCCACAGCCGTCTCCACAGCCGAGCCCACTGCAAGCAGCTACCAAGCCACCGCCGTCTCCACAGCCAAGTCCGTTGCAAGCAGCTACCAAGCCACCGCCGTCTCCACAGCCAAGTCCGCTGCAACCAGCTacccagccaccgccgcctccacaaCCTAGTCCGCTGCAAGCAGCTTCCCAGCCACCCGCCAGAGCAGCGACTCCGCCGGTGGAGTCTGGCACATTGCCTGCGTCGACGTTCTGGACATTGTGCAAGGGGTGCTCCCATATTCACCAGTATGATCGCCTCTACGAGGCGCGCAAACTGAAGTGCTCCAGCTGCCACCAGCCATTTGTAGCTGAGGCAATGGCGGAGCCGCCGCCCATTGTGCCGGGCACTGACATGTATTACTGTACCTGGGGCTTCTTCCCCATTGGGTTCCCCGGATGCCCTGGCTATGTGGATCTGGTCAATTCCCAGCCACAGGGGTCAGGTCAGCTGAATGTGCCATGGCTTGGAGCCAATGGTAGGGTTGCTGCTGAGAATGGGACTCCCATTACCATAGGTGCTGCAAGGGAGGAGCCAGTGGCATCTGAACCTTCGCCGGAACCTTTAATGCGCACGAGAGTGGAGGTGCCACTGGTACTGGAACCTGCGCCAGAACCTTTAATGCGCATGAGAGTGGGGGTGCCAGCCATGCCGGAACCTGTGATGCCCACAAGAGTGGAGGTTCCAGCCGCGCCGGAACCTGTGATGCCCACGAGAGTGGAGGTGCCTGCCGCGCCGGAGCCTGTACAGCCCACGAGAGTGAAGTCAGTGAAAGTGGGAGCAAAGAAGCGTGGTCGACCCAAAGGCAGCAAGAACAAGAAGAATTTGCGAGTTGTGACTTGA